One genomic region from bacterium encodes:
- the groL gene encoding chaperonin GroEL: MAAKEIKYSQDARALTLKGVDALANAVKVTLGPKGRNVIIEKSWGSPLVTKDGVTVAKEIELENKFENMGAQMVKEVASKTSDVAGDGTTTATVLAQAIFREGSRLVAAGHDPMDIKRGIDAAVTVCVNRLHRMSKEVKTQNEIAQVGTISANNDRTIGDIIANAMDKVGKEGVITVEEAKGMETTLDVVEGMQFDRGYLSPYFITNPDKMVAELKDPFILINEGKISSMKQLLPVLEKVVNTGKPIVIVAEDLEGEALATLVVNRLRGTLNVAAVKAPGFGDRRKAMLQDIAILTGGQVISEELGFKLENVTLAELGTSKLVRIDKDNTTIIDGAGAKADIDSRVKQIRAQIEETTSDYDREKLQERLAKLVGGVAVINVGAFTEAEMKEKKARVEDALHATRAAVEEGIVPGGGVALLRCIADVDKLRLSEGQKVGARIVAKALEEPLRQIVKNAGGEPSVVVNDVRSRANAMGFDAYNGKYVNMLRSGIIDPTKVTRTALQNAASVAGLLLTTEAMVAEIPKKDEGHGAPDMGGMGGMGGMM; encoded by the coding sequence ATGGCCGCCAAGGAAATCAAGTACTCCCAGGACGCCCGCGCCCTGACCCTCAAGGGCGTAGACGCTCTCGCCAACGCAGTCAAGGTGACCTTGGGCCCCAAGGGCCGCAACGTCATCATCGAAAAGAGCTGGGGGAGCCCCCTCGTCACCAAGGACGGCGTCACCGTCGCCAAGGAGATCGAGCTTGAGAACAAGTTCGAGAACATGGGCGCCCAGATGGTCAAGGAAGTCGCTTCCAAGACCTCCGACGTAGCGGGCGACGGCACCACCACCGCCACCGTCCTCGCCCAGGCTATCTTCCGCGAAGGCTCCCGCCTCGTGGCCGCCGGGCACGACCCGATGGACATCAAGCGCGGCATCGATGCGGCCGTCACCGTCTGCGTGAACCGCCTCCACCGTATGTCCAAGGAAGTAAAGACCCAGAACGAGATCGCGCAGGTCGGCACCATCTCCGCCAACAACGACCGCACCATCGGCGACATCATCGCGAACGCGATGGACAAGGTCGGCAAGGAAGGCGTCATCACCGTCGAAGAGGCCAAGGGCATGGAGACCACTCTGGACGTGGTCGAGGGCATGCAGTTCGACCGCGGCTACCTCAGCCCCTACTTCATCACCAACCCCGACAAGATGGTCGCCGAGCTCAAGGATCCCTTCATTCTCATCAACGAAGGCAAGATCAGCTCGATGAAGCAGCTTCTGCCCGTCCTCGAAAAGGTCGTCAACACCGGCAAGCCGATCGTAATCGTCGCCGAGGACCTCGAAGGCGAAGCGCTGGCCACCCTCGTCGTCAACAGGCTGCGCGGCACACTTAACGTCGCCGCCGTCAAGGCTCCGGGCTTCGGCGACCGCAGGAAGGCGATGCTTCAGGATATCGCCATCCTCACCGGCGGCCAGGTCATCAGCGAAGAGCTCGGCTTCAAGCTCGAAAACGTCACCCTCGCCGAGCTCGGCACCTCAAAGCTTGTCCGCATCGACAAGGACAACACCACCATCATCGACGGTGCCGGCGCCAAGGCCGACATCGATTCCCGCGTCAAGCAGATCCGCGCCCAGATCGAGGAGACCACCTCCGATTACGACCGCGAGAAGCTCCAGGAGCGCCTCGCCAAGCTGGTCGGAGGCGTGGCCGTCATCAACGTCGGCGCTTTCACCGAAGCCGAGATGAAAGAGAAGAAGGCCAGAGTCGAGGACGCCCTCCACGCCACCCGCGCGGCGGTTGAGGAAGGCATCGTCCCCGGCGGCGGCGTCGCTCTTTTGCGCTGCATCGCCGACGTCGACAAGCTGCGCCTCAGCGAAGGCCAGAAGGTCGGCGCGCGCATCGTCGCCAAGGCTCTCGAAGAGCCCCTCCGCCAGATCGTCAAGAACGCCGGCGGCGAGCCCTCCGTGGTCGTCAACGACGTACGCAGCAGGGCAAATGCGATGGGCTTCGACGCCTACAACGGCAAGTACGTCAACATGCTCCGCTCCGGCATCATCGACCCCACCAAGGTCACCCGCACCGCGCTTCAGAACGCGGCCAGCGTCGCCGGTCTCCTCCTCACCACGGAGGCGATGGTCGCCGAAATCCCGAAGAAGGACGAAGGCCACGGCGCTCCCGACATGGGCGGCATGGGCGGAATGGGCGGCATGATGTAA
- a CDS encoding co-chaperone GroES, translating to MKIRPLQDRVIVKRLEEENKTASGLIIPDTAKEKPQRGEIVAAGPGKKDDKGKLIPLDVKAKDKVLFSKYAGTEIKIGGEELLIMREDDIMGIID from the coding sequence ATGAAAATCCGTCCCCTTCAGGATCGCGTAATCGTAAAGCGCCTCGAAGAAGAAAACAAAACCGCCAGCGGTCTCATCATCCCCGATACCGCCAAGGAAAAGCCCCAGAGAGGCGAGATCGTCGCCGCCGGGCCCGGCAAGAAGGACGACAAGGGCAAGCTCATTCCCCTCGACGTAAAGGCGAAGGACAAGGTCCTCTTCTCCAAGTACGCGGGCACCGAGATTAAAATCGGCGGCGAGGAGCTCCTCATCATGCGCGAAGACGACATCATGGGCATCATCGACTAA
- a CDS encoding DUF507 family protein, translating into MTPSDEKVLAMMNRAVRALGKEKGVTLLDHDLARRALRESLAEGLAEIDDIHEKAKEKIRSLSRKVASGTREWDELFARYVDEERRRRGL; encoded by the coding sequence ATGACCCCCAGCGACGAAAAGGTGCTGGCGATGATGAACCGCGCCGTAAGGGCGCTGGGAAAAGAGAAGGGCGTCACCCTCCTCGACCACGATCTGGCCAGAAGGGCGCTCCGCGAATCCCTGGCCGAAGGCCTCGCCGAGATCGACGACATCCATGAAAAAGCCAAAGAGAAAATCCGCTCGTTATCCCGCAAAGTAGCCTCCGGCACCCGCGAGTGGGACGAGCTCTTCGCCAGATACGTGGACGAGGAGCGTCGCCGCAGGGGGCTATAG
- a CDS encoding DUF507 family protein has product MLIPAGTIRNIAERSADKLLKYGAVRGDRAVIVHAVERALTEELDVEKRLREEADKILEAHMKEARSAKADLGALRDKILRKLAEDRGVVLK; this is encoded by the coding sequence ATATTGATACCTGCGGGAACGATTAGGAACATCGCCGAAAGGTCCGCCGACAAGCTTCTGAAGTACGGAGCCGTGCGCGGCGACCGCGCGGTGATAGTCCACGCGGTAGAAAGAGCGCTGACCGAGGAGCTCGATGTCGAAAAACGCCTCCGGGAAGAGGCGGACAAGATACTCGAAGCCCACATGAAGGAAGCCCGGAGCGCGAAGGCCGACCTCGGAGCGCTCAGGGACAAGATTCTGAGAAAACTCGCCGAGGATAGGGGAGTGGTTCTGAAATGA